DNA sequence from the Hemibagrus wyckioides isolate EC202008001 linkage group LG20, SWU_Hwy_1.0, whole genome shotgun sequence genome:
acagagagagaaatcgagatggagagctatggagacagagagagaaatcgagatggagagctatggagacagagagagagagatggagagagagcatgagcgatgcagatagagatggagacagagagtgatggagacagagagagaaatcgagatggagagctatggagacagagagatagagatggagagctatggagacagagagaaatcgagatggagagctatggagacagagagagatggagacagagagagaaatcgagatggagagctatggagacagagagagagatggagacagagagaaatcgagatggagagctatggagacagagagagagagctatggagacagagagagaaatcgagatggagagctatggagacagagagagagatagagatggagagctatggagacagagagaaatcgagatggagagctatggagagagagatggagacagagagagaaatcgagatggagagctatggagacagagagagagatggagacagagagagaaatcgagatggagagctatggagacagagagagatagagatggagagctatggagacagagaactcgagatggagagctatggagacagagaactcgagatggagagctatggagacagagagagatggagacagagagagatagagatggagagctatggagacagagagaactcgagatggagagctatggagacagagagagaactcgagatggagagctatggagacagagagagatagagatggagagagatggagacagagagagatagagatggagagctatggagacagagagagatggagacctatggagacagagagagaaatcgagatggagagctatggagacagagagagaaatcgagatggagagctatggagacagagagagagagagatggagacagagagagagagagagatggagacagagagaactcgagatggagagctatggagacagagagagatggagacagagagatagagatggagagctatggagacagagagatggagacagagagagatagagatggagagctatggagacagagagagagagatggagagctatggagacagagagagagagatggagagctatggagacagagagatggagacagagagatagagatggagagctatggagacagagaaatcgagatggagagctatggagacagagagagaaatcgagatggagagctatggagacagagagagagagagagagagagatggagagagagcatgagcgatgcagatagagatggagacagagagaaatcgagatggagagctatggagacagagagagagagctatggagacagagagagaaatcgagatggagagctatggagacagagagagaaatcgagatggagagctatggagagagagagagagatggagagctatggagacagagagaaatcgagatggagagctatggagacagagagagaaatcgagatggagacagagagatagagatggagagctatggagacagagagagatagagatggagagctatggagacagagagagatggagacagaactcgagatggagagctatggagacagagggagatggagacagagagaactcgagatggagagctatggagacagagagatggagacagagagagatagagatggagagctatggagacagagagagagagatggagagctatggagacagagagagagagatggagagctatggagacagagagagagagatggagagctatggagacagagagagagatggagagctatggagacagagagagagagatggagagctatggagacagagagagatagagatggagagctatggatacagagagagagagagagatggagagctatggagacagagaaatcgagatggagagctatggagacagagagaaatcgagatggagagctatggagacagagagagagagagagagagatttagacagagagagagagatggagacagagagaaatcgagatggagagctatggagacagagagaactcgagatggagagctatggagacagagagagatggagagctatggagacagagagagagagagagagatggagacagagagagatagagatggagagctatggagacagagagagagagagatttagacagagagagagagagagatggagacagagagaaatcgagatggagagctatggagacagagagaactcgagatggagagctatggagacagagagagatggagagctatggagacagagagagatagagatggagagctatggagacagagagagagagagagatggagacagagagagagagagatggagacagagagagatagagatggagagctatggagacagagagagatggagacagagagaactcgagatggagagctatggagacagagagagatggagacagagagatggagacagagagagatagagatggagagctatggagacagagagagagagatggagagctatggagacagagagagagagatggagagctatggagacagagagagagagatggagagctatggagacagagagagagagatggagagctatggagacagagagagagatggagagctatggagacagagagagatggagacagagagagatagagatggagagctatggatacagagagagagagagagatggagagctatggagacagaaatcgagatggagagctatggagacagagagagaaatcgagatggagagctatggagacagagagagagagagagagagatttagacagagagagagagagagagatggagacagagagaaatcgagatggagagctatggagacagagagaactcgagatggagagctatgaagacagagagagatggagagctatggagacagagagagagagagagagagagatggagacagagagagatagagatggagagctatggagacagagaaatcgagatggagagctatggagacagagagagagatagagatggagagctatggagacagagagagagatagagatggagagctatggagacagagagagagagagatagagatggagagctatggagacagagagagagatagagatggagagctatggagacagagagagagatagagatggagagctatggagacagagagagagatagagatggagagctatggagacagagagagagatagagatggagagctatggagacagagagagagatagagatggagagctatggagacagagagagagagagagatggagatggagagctatggagacagagagagaaatcgagatggagagctatggagacagagagagagagagagagagatggagacagagagagatagagatggagagctatggagacagagagagagagaatgagtgtaaCTCAGATTTTTTCCAGTTTGTCATTTGAGAAGGGAAATATAACAAATGGGAAAGAGGACATTCCCAATATTTAGTCTGAAATACTGAACAaactgaacgtgtgtgtgtgtgtgtgtgtgtgtgtgtgtgtgtgtgtgttagggtggagAACCTCAGGGTGTGACCATGCGTACGTTGTTTGTGGAGCTCCTGAGGGCCAACAAGCCTCTGGTGCTCCATAACGGCCTGATCGACCTGATCTTCCTGTACCAGTGCTTCTACACTCAGCTGCCCGAAAAACTGGGAACCTTCACAGCTGACCTGTCCGAGATGTTCCCCGCCGGCGTCTACGACACCAAATACACCACCGAGTACGAGCTGCGCTTCACCGCTTCCTACCTGGAGTACGCTTATAAGAAGTggtatgtaaaataaaataaaattaaataaataaataaataaacacacactaaaaaaagTTTCACATAAAATCCCAGGTGCatttaaagtaaaacaaaaaacaataaaaataattaattactagcaataaaacaaatatgataaattaattgtaattaaattaaaatgaattcatgagcaactgaaaaaaatctttaaaaataaaaataattctaaaaacactcatcaaatcaaatcaatatttatttagttagttagttttgcATTATTGTACTTGGAAAAATTTCAAaaattgagagagaaaaaaaagaataaattaataaactaatatttacatttttctttatcatttttattatttttaagacaaaagcaatatttttttatttcattctaagTCACTAACGCAGCAGAACTCGGAGGAATGATGTTTCTGGTTATGGAGGATGGAGATGTTCCGCTGGAGCTGCAGCAGGTTTGTGGAGTTTCAGCCGTTTGCTTGTTGTGTTTTCAGTAAACTGGACAACAGCAGGTCCATCACGGCCGCTCAGGATGGACCTCACGTCTTCCTGGAGTTTTGTAATTACACGGGCCGAATGCAGAGCTACGTGGACTACAGGCCTTGCACTGACAGCCTCGGCCGTGACGGACCTCTGAACATCTGCATTCAGTTCTCGGTAAGTTCCTCTCAGGAGTTCATATTTGATTCTTCATAAAATGCTGATTAGtggcctttatttatttattttagaacgAATCTatcagttttttttctgtttatagttacatttcatGTTGTGAAAGATCTACAAAACAagatctttttttccctttctcttggaaaatacaaaaattcagaGCTTGTATTGGCTGCTAGGATTTCAGCCGCCGCTAGATGTCGCCATTTTCACCGTTTACAGTAACGCACATCTTTAAAAACTGAAAGAAGTAGTAGTTATGATtcaaaaattgtttttaaagctGGTGAGAAACAAATAATTGATTTAGTGTGTCGTCTTATACTAATAAGTTTTCAAAACTCTTGTTCATGCGCATTAGGACAATAAATCTCCTCTAAATGCTCCTCTGTGTATTTCCTGAAGTGGTTATGTTTGTTACTGCAGGCTTATGGGTGGTGCCCCAGCGGCTCTAGCTGCCCCATGTCCCACGACACGGACCTTATCATCCGGCAAGACGAGAAAAGCAAAGATGACAAACGGCAAAAAAGGAAGcgcaggaagaagaagaaagccgCGAAGCAGGAgggagaagaggaggatgacGAGACGCCGCGGGATAAGAAAGCTCACATGGAGGATGAGGATAAGGATGGCGAAGAGAAAGAAGAGCGGAAAGACGACGAAAAGGTTCAGGAGAAATTGGCGCCTCACGAAGAGATGCTAAGCGGAGAAGCTTCGGCTGCAGAACCTCAGACTGAACTTCAGACTGAACCTCAGAAGATCGAAAGCAACGCTACTCAAACGCAAGAAGCGACGCCCGACGAGAGAAATCAGGGTCCTAAAGCCAGTGAGAGGAAGGCGGAAGGAGGAACGCACAGAGCCGGCTTCGACGCATTCATGACCGGATACATTTTCGCCTTCGCGACCATCCGGAATGCCGGAGAATCCGACTCCTGGATTCCTGCCTGTGCCAACAAGCTGTATCTGAGCGGCAAGAGCGTGCCGCTTCACGTCACCAAGAGCACCTTCTCCAAGTCTTCCAGAGCTCACGTCACCAAGATGGAGCACATCTGGAGAAAACGCTTTCCCAAAGCGGACGGGAACGCGTGACTGTTTTGTAATAAATTTGTTTCAGTAATAAAACATtgtgattttatataaaaaagtgtGAACAATTTACTGCTTACCCTTTCATGCAGCACTTAATCTACACAGGTTTCACACACCGCTTCAGGTCAGGGTGAAGGTGGATCCAGAGTCTATCCCGGGAACACCGGGGGTGAGGCAGGAACACACACGGTCACAACTCGGAACAATTCAGCCTCACTAATCCACCTGCTTGCACATTTTCGGACGTTTAGAAGAAAAACGGGTACGTTTCAATTTAGCCCCTCCCCTTTTACTGTGATGTATGGAAGGGGTGTGGCCCGGCGCAGCGCTGCA
Encoded proteins:
- the toe1 gene encoding target of EGR1 protein 1, giving the protein MNSSVVVPVIDVQSNNFKELWPAMVLAFKTSSFIALDTELSGLGARKALLAESIEDRYKAICHAARTRSVLSLGLACYKKLDDKADRTYLVQVYNLTLLCAEEYVIEPQSVQFLVQHGFDFNKQYAQGVPYDKGNDKGGEPQGVTMRTLFVELLRANKPLVLHNGLIDLIFLYQCFYTQLPEKLGTFTADLSEMFPAGVYDTKYTTEYELRFTASYLEYAYKKCKLDNSRSITAAQDGPHVFLEFCNYTGRMQSYVDYRPCTDSLGRDGPLNICIQFSAYGWCPSGSSCPMSHDTDLIIRQDEKSKDDKRQKRKRRKKKKAAKQEGEEEDDETPRDKKAHMEDEDKDGEEKEERKDDEKVQEKLAPHEEMLSGEASAAEPQTELQTEPQKIESNATQTQEATPDERNQGPKASERKAEGGTHRAGFDAFMTGYIFAFATIRNAGESDSWIPACANKLYLSGKSVPLHVTKSTFSKSSRAHVTKMEHIWRKRFPKADGNA